Below is a genomic region from Leishmania mexicana MHOM/GT/2001/U1103 complete genome, chromosome 20.
ATGGCATCCATGGAACTGGAAGGTGCAGAAAGCGGGTCACacagacaacaacaacgtcGTCCTGAAAGAGGCCCCAGGACGCACACAGAtgtgtgcgctgtgcgcaGGGGCTGTCATGCACAGCTGGGGGACCGGGCATCACATCCAAGGATAACATCCAGGGGGAGCAAAGGAGCAAGAGGGATTATGTGAAAAGGTGCGAAGAGATGCATACGGGACAGCgccgatgtgcgtgtgtgcgagacACGCGGGATACCTTCTCCATCCGACCGTGTTGGGCTTTCATAGGGCAGGGATGCCGGAGGCGTGATGAGAGCACCCCTGACTTGCACCACCGGGTCCCCCAGAGTCCAATGGGAagcgtcgccgcgcgccATGTGCTGACATGCCGCGTGCTGAGGCGActgagagggaggaggcatGGCACACAGGCGGGATGTGCAAGGACGCACAGGGCCCTGGCCTGCGGCTGGTGGCTTTCCTCCCTGCGAGTGTCCTGCAGTGCACCTGGattacccccccccccggcccTCGCCCTCGAGCATATTACCCTGGACGCGTCCCACTTTGGAGCAAAGGCACACAGTCCACGCCGCGTCTCCGTCTTCTGCCGGCTCGACGCATGGCACCATTTGCGGGCAGGACGACTCCTCCGCGGCGAGGAAGATGTGGCTGTGGTGCAACAGGAGTAGGTGCGCTGtggttgcgtgtgcgtatgctTTTGCGGACCGATTCACTTTGCAGAACGGACACGTGGAGAGGTTGAAAAGGGTTTTGCTGCGCATCTGCTGCGTTCTCTTCCTTGCGCGACGAATAGCGTTCAGGGGCGTTCGAACAGCGAGAGTGTGCTGGTGCGCCCCGCAAGTTGGGGATTGGGGGGGGGTCGGCGCCTCGTTAGCTACCGTCTCGCCTCCTCGTTCTACGCTCTCTTACTCTTTTTTGTTCCTTCAGCTTTTCCTTTCGATCCCGTTCTTGTCAAGCGGAGTCGGAAACGACGTCAAGAAACGGTTCTGGCATACCTGCGCGTgagtgtgtttgtgtgcacAAGGACAGGGAGGAAGGCGAAACGATAAAGGTGTTGTTACGCGGACATGGACTGGATAGCGGAAGCAAGGAAGAGAGCGAAAAACGCTGGATGGGGACGTTGGTGATGAGCGCGATACCTGTGATAAAcacggagagcgaggaggctCGAAGGTAGGGCCTATTTTCGTGGttcggtgtgtgtggtcaTCCGTGAATGGAGGCGGTCAGAACGTTCAAGCCGTCACAGTGGGAAGGTCATACAGGCGTATATGTTCCACATGGACTCGTTGCTGAGcgtgctccgcctccacacaTAAAATATGCGTACTTTGAGATTGTTGTCGCATATCAGAGCGTTGTACATTACCACTGCTGGCTGTTCACCGTCGATGGAATGGGCGAAGGATGTCTCTGCGCGTCTTATCGTCATTCTCTTTATGTCAGAGCTCATGCTCACGTGTCAAAACTGAGGTGTATACGAAAGCGAGTCTCAGCATGCCTGTCGACATGCGCCAGATCTTCAGCAGAATCGAGGGCTCTGCGCAAGTGCATGGCTCGTGAAAGGTTCCCCATGTCGTcgcgtgtgtctctcgcgcgtcaccctctctccccacccccacttCTGATTCCTCTCcgctttcgttttttttcggctTTGCTTTCGTTGTTTTCAACCACACCGAAATCACTAACCTCTGCGCGCGTTCACGGGGACAGGTGCACGTTAGCCGTCCCCACCGATATACCTGTgtccctctctgtctgcctttctctctttccgTTTCATTGACTCGTCCTCCTACTGCACAGAGTCACTGCgaagcgaaacaaaaaaggtTCGCCAGTCTACGCTCCCTGTCTTGCATCACGTATACAGAAGTTTTGTTGGTCTGCTTGTGTTTCTGTGCGCGCTTTGATTTTTTGTGCTAGTGCTTTGCATCGGCAGAGCGGGGTCACCACTTCTGGAGCCCTTTTCTTGGTTGTTTCTGCTGGAGTTGTACATATTCGTCAGGAAGGGGGCGCGTGGCAGCTGGCAGTCGCTCAGTGCCTTTTCCACCCCTCCGTTCTCTCCACGTGTCGTCGCTTCGCTCTTTATGtgtgcgccgacgccgacgatCACGCATACACATACCGAAGCGAAAACAGAGGTCTACTGCTTTTTCTAGTACACAGCAAAGCGAAGATGTCGTCGAAGAGTGTTGACGTTTTCAACGTGTCGCAGAAtcgcctgcgcgccgccacgttccaagatgaggaggagcggcaaaACGCCGAGTATGCTGAGCGGCACAACCTGCAGGCCCTCTTCAGCGAGTTCGCGTCACAGCTGCGCGAGAAGGACCCCAAGACGGAGCATGAGGCGGAGCGTGTTCTCCTCGATCTCCTCTCGCACCGGAAGGCAGAGCGGGaccgcgccgcgctgcgtCTGCACTTTGTCACCTCTTTTGAAGTCAATCTCGACAATGGTCGCAAGATTTTGAAGCTGACGTCTGGTTCGGAGACGAGCACGCTGCAGATTGTGCAGAAGACGCGCTCCGTCGCCGTTGATGAAACCTTCACAGtgtcgctggaggaggccgaAGAGCTGACAGAGATGTTCTACGAGCTGGGCCGCTTCGTGGTGGAGTCCGGCAAGGGTGAGCTGAACGGGTTCATTAGCATCGATGACCGCGATGTGTTTCTGCTCGCCGGCGGCAAGGACTGCTCCGACATTGGTGACGAACTCTTCAACATGGCGTTTCTCATGAAGGCGTCGAGCAAAAATCGAGGGACGGAGTAGCGCGAGCAGAGAGACAGAACCCcaggaagcgagagagatgcgATGGCGGTATGGAGGAGTGGGAGGGTTCCCGCGATTGgaatgggggtggggaggggagggtgctATGAAAGGCGGCCCGCTTCGTGAGCATTTTTTATTGTTGTGCAGATTTGCCTTTcaggcgcggcagcgtgtcTCCTCCACTAACTTTCTCTCTCAGATGTGTGCGTAGGgggccactgcctccttccGCATCGTCTAGTGTGCGtctctccgcccccccccccacaccaccATAAACCCCATTCTTCTTCCTGTTCTATTATGACTGAGAAAGTGAAAGTTCTCTTCGGTGTTTTcgtgtcttttttttctcccctgTGTCTCCGTGTTCCTTCTGTTTCAGTGTacgccctccgccctcgGGGACGTGCGTGTCTGACGTCGCCTTATTTTTGCTCCCGCACTTGACCACTGCGCCATCGTGCTTGTtttcgcgccgccgcgctctcCACTTGCCCCCGAGCTTGCTGTCGTGTCTGCATCTACCGGTGgggcctcgtcgccgtccaaAGTAacacagagggagacggcgacgacggggTACGGCGCACAGGAAATACGGACGTTTTACAGGCGAGGGTCAATCACcaaacacaaaaaaacacCGGGCATTCGTTGAtgctcgcctcccccctcatcCTCTCTACTGCCGCGATATCGTGGATGACATGATAGGTGTCTTGGCGCGAGTCGTTTGCGTtgccggcgtgcgcgcctaAATCGGCCTCCTTATCGCTGTTCTGCGTCTTTGTCGTGAGACTCTCCGCCAGGCTTCTTACTTCTGCTTGCCGTCGTGTGCGGTggtccctcctccccttccctccccttacCGATCCCCTTCGCCTTCgctcttccccttcccctgcacATATTGGCACGCGCACCGGCTCTCATTCGCACTACCTAACCGAACCGGGCTCGCCTTCAGACTGCGCCGAAGCCGCACCAAGAATAATGTCGACCTACGTTCCCAAGCCATCGCGCGACAACGTGTACCGCTTCTTCTTCACGGAGGGCGTGATCGCGTGCAAGAAGGACCCCATGGGCACCTGGACGGGCACCCTCGGCGGCAACACCTTCACCGTTCCGTGCATTCAGGTGATGCAGTTGATGCGCTCCCTGAAGAGCCGCAACCTGATCAAGGAGCAGTACGCGTGGCGCCACTACTACTGGACGCTCAACGACGAGGGTATTGCGTACATGCGCAGCTACCTGCATCTTGCTCCGTCTGCGATGCCGAACACGCAGAAGCCGAGCAGCGTGAACTTCGAGAAGGTGACAGagggccgcggccgcggtcGTGGCCGTGGTGGTCGCGGGCGTGGCGAGGGCCGTGGCCGCGGGCGTGGTGAGGggcgtggccgtggccgtggccgtggcTTCGGTGGTGAGCGCACGAACtaccgtgccgctgccgctgcatcggATGGTGAGGTCGTCCCGACCCCGGCTGCGGAGTAGATGCGCCTGGCTGCTGCTTTCAAGCACGTATTTCTTCCGTCGTGCTATGCGAAGCCCGTGAGATGTCTTCTTGCCTTGCGCTGTGGGCTGTGCTCGTAagttttgttttccttttctaCGATTCTCATTTCCTTGTTTCTAACGACGTTCTACCAAACAAGTACACATACCCCAAACGTTATCGTGGAGTCAGCAGGGGCAGGTGAGAGGGAACCGGGCACTGCGCCGGGAAAACGCCAATCCTGCTTCCGTGCTTGTCGGGCTTATCATCGTTGCGTGTCCCGATGAGTCTACGCAACTCCCGCTCTGCGCCCGAACAGTGGACTGCCCTGCGCTTCTGTGCATCTTTGCTCTCTACAGCCTTGGCATTGTTGCTCGTGTGGCAGTGCGTATCGATCGCCTTTTTGCGCACCTATACCCCATCCTAGGCACTCTCCTGATGCGGCGTGAGACGGAAGGTCTCAGAGGCATATGGAAATGTGCGCCCACCGGGGGTACCTTGAATTATTGTTCTCCgtctctttttctctctgaTTCCCTTtggccctttttttttggtacCTCCCCAtgccgccgttgctgtcACCCCACTTGTGGGATGTACCCACAACCCAAACCACACAACACTGAACCCTCTCTCCTCTACTCCTACCTCCACACTGATGTGTGTGCAGTTAACTGGAAAATGTCGACTTACGTTCCCAAGCCATCGCGCGACAACGTGTACCGCTTCTTCTTCACGGAGGGCGTGATCGCGTGCAAGAAGGACCCCATGGGCACCTGGACGGGCACCCTCGGCGGCAACACCTTCACCGTTCCGTGCATTCAGGTGATGCAGTTGATGCGCTCCCTGAAGAGCCGCAACCTGATCAAGGAGCAGTACGCGTGGCGCCACTACTACTGGACGCTCAACGACGAGGGTATTGCGTACATGCGCAGCTACCTGCATCTTGCTCCGTCTGCGATGCCGAACACGCAGAAGCCGAGCAGCGTGAACTTCGAGAAGGTGACAGagggccgcggccgcggtcGTGGCCGTGGTGGTCGCGGGCGTGGCGAGGGCCGTGGCCGCGGGCGTGGTGAGGggcgtggccgtggccgtggccgtggcTTCGGTGGTGAGCGCACGAACtaccgtgccgctgccgctgcatcggATGGTGAGGTCGTCCTGGCCCCGGCTGCGGAGTAAGTGACCAGTGCGCGATCGCACAAAAGTACCTGTGTGCGAGAGGACCGTTTTCCATTAACAATGTCGGACATGTGATGTGTGTCAGCAGTGCTTTTTAAAAAGattttcttttgtttgtgTGATGCCACGCCGCATCACTTATTTCGACGCACGCAAAGAGCACAAGACTGACTAGGCGGGCTCCGTCGTCAGAAGGTTACCGGTCCTCCACTGCTCTTGCGCAGCAGATGACACGTTTGAGGATGCACGGTCGCCTCGTTTGGCTGTGGAATGTTGGAAGTTTTCCAGTGTTTGACAGTGTGAGACATGAGGGAGCAGAGCGAAGCGAGGAAGCCGGGTGGCTGGGAATGGCAAGAACACCGATTCAGCGACCGCCTAGTTGATCGAAGGTTCGCGGCCCCATCTCGAGCGCCACATCCCTCCACCCTCCGCTCAACCTGAATGAAGGGAATCCAGCTGTTTGCCCTTACAGCCTTCTCCGCAACTTGCGTGGCTCTGCGATGCCCCAATCGAAACTGCCGCTCCCCTGATTTCTCCTCtccgcttctccttttttttctgacGGGCGGCTCCTTTCGCGTGGCTTCTCGGTTGcgtaccccctccctccctccctccctccctgggCGACTCGTCCTCGCCACTCGCAAACGATGTTTGCCTCTCTGTTGCTTCTTGTTGTTCATGTCcggatggcggtggtggttcAATGAACTGTCCCTCCCCGCTCTGCACAGTCACTGTCCCGCCACTTGTACGGTGCGTTGCTGAATTCGGCTTTtttgtctgcgtgcgtgcgtaaGTGCGACACTCCCTCGCCACATATAGACACCAAACGGCTCATCTGCGCATACTGGGAGAACGCAGCTGAGGGTGCTCTCCTCGCACCTTTACTGCTACTTGACTCTGCGTTGAAATACGTGGGGCCACAGTGCGTCGGACGCGATGCGCACAAGCGTACGATGGTCGGAGACGGCGGATGCGGTAAAGGGAATCCGTCCTCCTATCAATAGCCTCTGCTACAGCCCGTCCGGGGACTATGTGGTGGCCtcgtgcggcgtgcgtgtgcttgtgtacGCCGCATCCACAGGCACCCTATTACACTCGCTGAAGGGTCACGAGAACACGATCTACTGCGTAGACTACGCGTCTGACGGGAAGTgcttcgccagcggcggGGCTGATCGGACGGTCATCGTGTGGTCAAACAAGGGTGAAGGCATTGTGAAGTACCAGCACAAGGAGTCCATTCAGGCCCTGGCGCACAACCCCAGCTCCTCCCATTTGGCGTCCGTGTCGAGCAGTGATTGGGGCATCTGGTCGCCTGATCAGCCGAAGGTCTCCAAGTACTCGCTTCCGTCGAAAGGGTTATGTGCAGCCTGGACACCCAATGGCAAAACACTGGCGATCGGGTTGCTGAATGGCACCATCATGATGATGGACAAGACTAGCGACGAGACGGTCCTCATTCGCCGACCAGCACCTGTCTGGACTCTCGCCTTTACCCCGCTGCGAGAGAAAGGCATCGATGTACTCGCGGTCGGTTCGTGGGATCAACGGCTGTCCTTTTACAACCTTTCGGGCGCATCCGTCGGGCGGGAGCGGGAGCTTGACTTTGACCCGTGCAGTCTGTCGTACTTCAATGACGGCGAGTACATCctgctcagcggcagcgatcATAGGGTGACCCTGTTCACGAATGATGGTAACCGGCTCATCGAGGTCGCCGGCGCGGATGACTGGATTTGGtctgcgcggcagcggccgcgtcaCAAGCAGCTCTGCTACGGCACCAACGACGGCACCATAACTTGCATTGAcatcgccatcaccaccgtccacgccatccacgaTGACCAGTACGTGTTTCGTAAGGACATGACGAACTTAGTTGTGCATCAACTCTTGCTTGATCGTAAAATGGTGATACCATGCAACGAGTATGTGCATAAGATCGCCACGTTTCTTGATCGACTCGCGGTacagctgcaggagcgcgtCATCGTCTTCGAGTTCTTTTACGACGACGAGCGTAACATGCGCTATCAGGACATCGCGCAGattcgccgtcgcctcgagtgctcgctgctgtgtgtAACAACGAACGCCATTGTTGTGTGCAACGACAGACGTATTACACTGTACGACTTCCAGGGGAACAAGCGGCGGGAGTGGTCGATGGAGAGCGCCGTGCAGTTTATGAAGGTCGCGGGTGGGATGGAGGGGCGAGAGATTCTGCTCGTCGGGCTGACGGGTGGCCAAGTGATGAAGGTGTTTGTCGACAACCCTTTCCCCACCTTGTTGCATAAGGGTAGCGCACCAGTCAAGAGCGCGGACTTCAGCTGCTCTCGAAGCCGTCTCGCCGTTATCGACAGCACAAGCACTCTCCAGGTCTTGAGACTCGGCGAAAAGAATGAGCTGCTCTTTTCCGAGGACAACGtcacggcggtggcgtttAATGTCGACCTGGAGGACAGTATCGCGTTCACGACGGGCGACAATACTCTCCACATCAAGACGGGCTCGCTGCCAGCGTACCAGCAAGCGGTGCGCGGCATCGTTGTTGGCTTCAAGGCAAACCGCGTCTTCAACCTTCATTACTCCAACGTGATGGTGCTCGACgtgccacacgcacacgcgctgtACAAGTATGTAGAGATGCGAGACCTTGACCGAGCCTACGATGTGGCCCGTCTCGGTGTGGCCGACGCCGACTGGAAGATGCTGGGGCTGCACGCGATGAGCCAGCTGCGTCTCGACATCGCGCGCAAGGCCTTTACGCACATCCAGGACGTGAAGCTGGTCGAGTTGCTGAAGTcgctggagctgcggcgccgccaatCCAGAATCGAGGACGGGGTGCCGCCGACGGTAAGAAACGGCAgtgccacctccgccgccgtggcagcgacCACGGACAAGGGAGCCGTTGATCCCGGCGGCGAGCCGACGtcggtgcgcgcggcggcaaagGATGGCGTGCTGTACGGCAGCATCCTCGCCTTCCAGGGCAAGTACCACGATGCGGCGCGACAATTCATGAAGGCCGGCTGCGAGCTGAAGGCGGTGGAGATGTACTGCGACCTAAAAATGTGGGACAATGCGAAGAAGATCTGCACTAACGAGAAGGTGCTCAAGGATCTGATTcggcagcaggcgcgctgGGCCGAGGACTCGCAGAACTTCATCGAGGCCGCCACCCTCTACGAGAGCTCTGGAGACTACGCGAAGGCGATCGGCATGATGGGTCAGGCAGGCCAGGTGGAGAAGTTGATGAAGATGTGCCGCAGTCTGCCCAAGTCGGAGTTCATCCTCATTACCGAGTGCGCCAATTTCTTTCGCAAACACAACGCCATCCCGTTCGCCATCGAGGCGTATGAGAAGGCGCAGGACCACCAAGCACTTATCGGGATCTACGTCGCCCGCGGCGACTGGCGCAACGCCTTCACCATTTTGGAGAAGGCACCAACCCTGGCGCGCGAGGTGTACGTGCCATGGGCGAGCTGGCTGGCCGAAAACGACAAGTTCGACGAGGCCTTGGAGGCGTTCCGGGCGGCTGAGTGGCCGAAGGAGGCGATGCGCCTAATGGAAACGCTGGCGACAAACAGCGTCACGTGTCGCAAGTTCCGTGACGCCGCCTTCTACTACGTGCATCTGGCCGAGGAGTACGGGCGCTTTGAAGACGGCGAGCGGCCTACTGACGTGGAAAAGGCGGCGCGAATTCGACGCAGCAAAGAGTGTGTTCGCCGTGCCGACATCTActacgccttctccagcgtCTATGCCCACACAACGCAGCCGCTACCGTACAACGAGCTCAGCCTATTTCGGGCAGCCAAGTACCTCTTCGGGGTGTGTGCCGAGTGCGCCATGCCCATGAATGTTGGCAAGGGTGCCATTCTCTACACCCTTTCCCGCATCGCCAACCGGCTAGAGATGGTGCGCACGGCACGCGCTGTGTTCGAGAAGCTGCAGGGCGTCATTCTTCCGGTGTCTATGATGGAGCAGGTGGACATCGAGACGCTCATTGTGCGCAGCAAGCCGGTAAAGGAccgcgaggagctgctggaccGGTGCTTCCGCTGCAACCAGCttcttgcgcagctgccgatGGCTGGAGATCGCTGTCCCAACTGCTTCCACCAGTGCGTCCGCTCCTTCGTCAACTTTGAATGTCTGCCGCTGGTCGAGTTCATTCTCGCCGACGACCTcaccgacgaggaggcggagcggatCATCGTCTCCGGCGTTGGTCGGCGGAGGTCGGCGGACGATGAGCACAACAATGGCCAGAGCGACGCGGCGGATGCCCAGGCGTCGTCCAAGGTGAGGGAGTGGAAGTCCGACACCGGCGCAAACGTTATCAGCTTCGACGATGGCAACATCGACTACGAAATTGATCAGCAGCTCGTCGCGATGGGCCGCtccaaggcggcggcgaacaAGGGCAATGACCCCTTCTTTACGCAGCTGCAGTACGTGCTGCGGCCCGgccgctccacctcggcgTACCAGCCGTTTGTCGCGTCAGCGGACATTCTGAAGGGATTCCGCCGCGACGAGGTGTTCATTGTGCGACCGAGATACGGCACACTCCCGGTGCCGAACCGCTACTACCGCTTGATGCGCTCCGATGTGAACGTGTGCCTATGCAACGGCTGCCAGCACTTCTTCATTGCAGAAGATTACGAGGCGGAGTGCACGAAAGGCAGCGGCTGTCCTCTATGCCGCTATCGTCCCGGGAAGCAGGTGGGCCGCTCGATGAAACAGATTTTGTTTGACatggaggccgccgccgcggtggcgacgactTCAAGCACGCCGGCCGCTCTGTGAGATGAACCACAATCACCGAACGCGGACACGTTATGTGTAGTGGGCGTTATATATGTTTTCTACTGGCGAAGCACGTTCACAGTTGTTGTGAGATTTTTATTCTTTTCtcacacctctctccctccctccgccgccgccgccatgttTGGTTGGGAGTGTTGTGTGATCGTCGTGTGCTGTGACAGCTCTTTGCTTGTTCGTTTGCTTCCCGTActccaccctcctccgctcctcTTTAGAGATGGTGGcggcaggtgtgtgtgtgtgtgtgcgtctgtgagGGGTGGAAGGCGCCTTCCTCAGATGTATGTCGAGCACCTTTTTGTATAGACCAGCCGTGTGGCTCTCACGCGTTCCCTCGTCCTCGGTACCTGGACAAGCCACCCGCACCCTTCCTTTTCTCTCACTCTCTGTATTTGCGGGTGCTGGTGCGCCCAGATGCGCATGTGCCATCGCGGCATCTTGCAGAGAAGCGCGTATAACAACGGCAGCGAAATCCACTGAAAGACGACGCCGTAGCACAAAAATGCGGTCGTGATGCATGGATGGCAAGCGtggtcgacgccgccgccgcaacggTGACTCTCGCgactgggggagggggggacggTGGTACTCCGCAGGACTGAGATgactggctgctgcgcacgacTCTCTTTCCATCGGGCTGGACCCTGTGGGTGCCATGGCGTGCCCTCTCGCGTACTCACTTTGTGTCTCTGTGACGGAGCAGATATTGATTAGGAGAGGCCCTCAAGTCGCCTGCACAACCACAAGCTCGAATACGAATGCACTTGTTCcagtcccccctccccttttcccATTGTCTACAAAGTGCAGCTGGCTTATGTATCACCTCGTCGAACGTCTTCTTGCCTCGACCTCTCACTCAAtgcttcgttttttttttcttacGTCTTCGCTGTTGTTCACTTTTTTTGTGTTATCTGGGCAACGATTTGGAGTATTacaccccccacccacccggccctccccctccgctcctcATTGACCTTCTTTTGCCTCTCTCTACCGTCTTAAGAGGTGTTGAgggctggcggtggcggtgcacgcATACAGGAGCGTGGGTCTCCTCTAAGAGACCCCGCTCGGGCAACTCCGACCGACGGTATCTGGCTGAACCGTTTAgctaatatatatatatttatttaTGTGTAGAAGAACGAAAAGGCAACACGGTGGCACAGTGGCGCTTTGTAATGATGGTCCGAGTAAGAAATGcatcgcagccgctccgctGCTGGCTCGGCCTTCTTCTTACGTTCTCCATCTTACTTGTGTCAGCAGAGGTGGTGCGCTTGGAGAAGGGGACCTTCTTCATGGACGACGATGTCGAGTGGCCatggctgccgcagctcgacCTGCCACTGCGACCTGACTTCATGTCCGGGCAGCGCATCCTGAGCACGCCAGAGCAATGGATGGTGCTCGCTCACGTGGGAGCTCCGTTCCGCGTCTTCACGGACACCAAAATGGATCTTATGCGCATCTTGGAGATTGTTAAGTTCATGCGT
It encodes:
- a CDS encoding putative 40S ribosomal protein S10 yields the protein MSTYVPKPSRDNVYRFFFTEGVIACKKDPMGTWTGTLGGNTFTVPCIQVMQLMRSLKSRNLIKEQYAWRHYYWTLNDEGIAYMRSYLHLAPSAMPNTQKPSSVNFEKVTEGRGRGRGRGGRGRGEGRGRGRGEGRGRGRGRGFGGERTNYRAAAAASDGEVVPTPAAE
- a CDS encoding putative 40S ribosomal protein S10, with product MSTYVPKPSRDNVYRFFFTEGVIACKKDPMGTWTGTLGGNTFTVPCIQVMQLMRSLKSRNLIKEQYAWRHYYWTLNDEGIAYMRSYLHLAPSAMPNTQKPSSVNFEKVTEGRGRGRGRGGRGRGEGRGRGRGEGRGRGRGRGFGGERTNYRAAAAASDGEVVLAPAAE